Proteins from a single region of Primulina tabacum isolate GXHZ01 chromosome 5, ASM2559414v2, whole genome shotgun sequence:
- the LOC142545108 gene encoding AP2-like ethylene-responsive transcription factor At1g16060, protein MEICTNSEKRVLLMVEDAAAKCVKRRRRSPLSISIGNNHGQQKSVITTSTAATTIKRSSRFRGVSRHRWTGRFEAHLWDKGSWNVTQKKKGKQVYLGAYDEEEAAARAYDLAAIKYWGTSTYTNFPICDYEKEVEIMQNVTKEEYLASLRRRSSGFARGASKYRGVARHHNNGRWEARIGRIFGNKYLYLGTYGTQEEAAHAYDIAAIEYRGINAVTNFGLNTYVKWLGPDHQNPAPFQTRGSFERDTAHAYKSNYMCVPKREPELVDPNSFATMDPAMISSFKILEEKCLTPLRPYNKASSPTALGLLLRSSMFKQLVEKNYSSESMSIIDHENNAKIQNNRLELPGEMLS, encoded by the exons ATGGAAATCTGCACGAACTCGGAAAAGCGTGTCTTATTGATGGTTGAAGATGCAGCAGCCAAGTGCGTTAAGAGGCGTCGTAGATCACCTCTATCCATATCGATAGGAAACAATCACGGTCAACAGAAATCTGTTATTACTACTTCAACCGCTGCTACGACGATAAAACGAAGTTCTAGATTTCGAGGAGTAAGCAG GCATAGGTGGACGGGTCGTTTTGAAGCTCATTTATGGGACAAAGGATCTTGGAATGTAACCCAGAAAAAGAAGGGTAAACAAG TCTATCTTG GAGCCTATGATGAAGAAGAAGCTGCAGCAAGAGCATATGATTTGGCTGCAATCAAGTATTGGGGAACATCAACATACACAAATTTCCCg ATATGTGATTATGAGAAAGAGGTAGAAATAATGCAAAATGTCACCAAGGAGGAATACTTAGCCTCTCTTAGGAG aagAAGCAGTGGTTTCGCTAGAGGTGCTTCCAAGTATAGAGGAGTGGCGAGGCATCATAATAATGGAAGATGGGAAGCAAGAATTGGTCGTATTTTCGGAAACAAATATCTTTACCTTGGTACTTACG GTACTCAAGAAGAAGCCGCACATGCATATGATATAGCTGCAATCGAATACAGAGGAATCAATGCAGTCACTAACTTTGGTCTCAACACTTACGTTAAATGGCTGGGTCCTGATCATCAAAATCCAGCTCCATTTCAAACTAGAGGATCATTCGAAAGAGACACCGCACACGCCTACAAATCTAACTATATGTGTGTTCCAAAGAGAGAACCGGAATTGGTTGATCCAAATTCTTTTGCAACAATGGATCCCGCAATGATCTCTTCATTCAAAATCTTGGAAGAAAAATGTTTGACGCCGCTCCGTCCATACAATAAGGCCTCGTCTCCGACTGCATTAGGCCTTTTACTCCGCTCTTCCATGTTCAAACAACTCGTGGAAAAGAATTATTCATCTGAGAGCATGTCGATTATTGATCACGAAAACAACGCAAAGATTCAAAATAATAGATTGGAATTGCCAGGAGAAATGCTTAGCTAA
- the LOC142545423 gene encoding ABC transporter F family member 3 — MTEVASAVVHEVLGPRVDDVDQPIVDYIINVLADEDFDFGPDGEGAFEALGELLVGSACVDDDSECRLVCSRLSEKFGKHGLVKEKPTVRSLSTPLRMYDGMDEEEEAPKKKPEPVDGPLLTERDKMKIERRKRKEERQREAQYQTHLEEMEAVKAGMPSAVVNHDFNEGPAVRDIHMEGFNVSVGGRDLIVDGCLTLSYGRHYGLVGRNGTGKTTFLRYMALHAIEGIPKNCQILHVEQEVVGDDISALQCVLNSDVERIRLLEEESHLLGLQREMDLEEDHGKSNGELDGRFDKNAIAQRLEEIYKRLELIDAYSAEARAASILAGLSFSPDMQHKATKTFSGGWRMRIALARALFIEPDLLLLDEPTNHLDLHAVLWLESYLVKWPKTFIVVSHAREFLNTVVTDILHLQGQQLTAYRGNYDIFERTREEQLKNQQKAFEANERARSHMQSFIDKFRYNAKRASLVQSRIKALDRMGHVDAIINDPDYKFEFPSPDDRPGPPIISFSDASFGYPGGPILFKNLNFGIDLDSRIAMVGPNGIGKSTILKLISGELQPSSGTVFRSAKVRIAVFSQHHVDGLDLSSNPLLYMMRCFPGVPEQKLRGHLGSLGITGNLALQPMYTLSGGQKSRVAFAKITFKKPHILLLDEPSNHLDLDAVEALIQGLVLFQGGVLMVSHDEHLISGSVEQLWSVSEGRVTPFEGTFQDYKKVVQSS, encoded by the exons ATGACGGAGGTGGCGAGCGCCGTGGTTCATGAGGTGCTAGGTCCACGCGTGGACGATGTGGACCAACCAATTGTTGATTACATCATCAACGTCCTTGCCGACGAGGATTTCGATTTCGGCCCCGACGGCGAAGGTGCCTTCGAAGCCCTCGGAGAGCTTCTCGTTGGTTCCGCCTGCGTTGATGACGACTCTGAGTGCCGCTTG GTTTGTAGTAGACTGTCTGAAAAATTTGGGAAGCATGGATTGGTGAAAGAAAAACCTACAGTGAGAAGTCTGTCGACACCATTGAGAATGTATGACGGAAtggatgaagaagaagaagctccAAAGAAGAAGCCAGAGCCTGTGGATGGCCCTTTGCTGACTGAGCGTGATAAGATGAAGATTGAAAGGAGGAAGAGAAAGGAGGAGCGCCAGAGAGAG GCACAATACCAAACACACTTAGAGGAAATGGAAGCAGTCAAAGCCGGCATGCCTTCTGCTGTTGTTAATCATGACTTTAATGAAGGCCCAGCTGTTAGAGATATTCACATGGAGGGCTTCAATGTGTCTGTTGGGGGACGTGATCTTATTGTTGATGGTTGTCTGACTTTGTCTTATGGACGACACTATG GCCTTGTTGGAAGGAATGGTACTGGTAAAACAACATTTCTGAGATACATGGCCTTGCATGCTATTGAGGGCATTCCCAAGAACTGCCAGATATTACATGTAGAGCAAGAAGTGGTTGGTGATGATATTTCGGCCCTGCAATGTGTTTTGAATTCTGATGTTGAAAGAATCCGACTTTTGGAAGAAGAATCTCATCTGCTTGGATTACAG AGAGAGATGGACCTGGAGGAGGACCATGGGAAGAGTAATGGGGAACTGGATGGAAGGTTTGACAAAAATGCCATTGCTCAAAGACTTGAAGAGATATATAAAAGGCTTGAGCTTATTGATGCTTATTCTGCAGAGGCACGAGCAGCTTCCATTCTTGCG GGTCTCAGTTTCTCTCCAGACATGCAGCATAAGGCAACTAAAACTTTTTCTGGAGGATGGAGAATGAGGATAGCTCTTGCTCGTGCCTTGTTTATTGAGCCCGATCTGTTACTTCTTGATGAACCAACG AATCATCTTGATCTACATGCTGTCTTGTGGCTGGAATCTTACCTAGTGAAATGGCCAAAGACATTTATCGTGGTTTCGCATGCTAGAGAGTTTTTGAATACT GTGGTCACCGATATCCTCCACCTTCAAGGACAACAACTTACTGCTTATCGGGGGAACTATGATATATTTGAGAGAACCAGGGAAGAACAACTTAAAAACCAACAAAAAGCATTTGAGGCAAATGAACGGGCAAGATCTCACATGCAG TCATTTATTGACAAGTTCCGCTACAATGCGAAGCGTGCATCTCTTGTCCAATCAAGAATCAAG GCTTTGGACCGCATGGGTCATGTGGATGCCATTATTAATGACCCTGA CTACAAGTTTGAATTTCCATCTCCCGATGATAGACCAGGCCCACCAATCATAAGCTTCAG TGATGCATCTTTTGGATATCCTGGGGGCCCAATATTGTTTAAGAATTTGAATTTTGGAATAGATCTTGATAGCCGAATAGCCA TGGTTGGCCCTAATGGGATTGGAAAGTCAACCATACTCAAACTTATTTCTGGAGAGCTTCAGCCTAGTTCAGGGACAGTGTTCCGTTCAGCAAAG GTTCGCATTGCAGTTTTTAGTCAACATCATGTCGATGGGCTAGATCTCTCTTCAAATCCGCTTCTTTATATGATGCGCTGCTTTCCG GGAGTGCCTGAACAGAAGTTAAGAGGTCATTTAGGTTCATTAGGCATAACTGGGAATCTTGCCCTACAACCTATGTACACACTATCAG GTGGTCAGAAAAGCAGAGTTGCATTTGCAAAGATAACATTCAAAAAGCCACATATTTTACTGCTTGACGAGCCGTCCAATCATCTT GATTTAGATGCAGTGGAAGCTTTGATCCAAGGTCTCGTCTTGTTTCAAGGAGGCGTGTTAATG GTGAGTCACGATGAACACTTGATTTCTGGAAGTGTTGAGCAACTATGGAGCGTGTCAGAAGGTCGGGTAACACCATTCGAGGGAACATTCCAAGATTACAAGAAGGTCGTGCAGTCATCTTAG
- the LOC142545426 gene encoding protein HAIKU1-like, which produces MDNSNNQQNSRQADHLGVNKLGKNIKKSPLHQPNFSSPSRQQPQPQVYNINKNDFRNIVQQLTGSPSREPMARPLQNQPKPPNNRLQRVRPPPLAPTSRPPVQIHPHLPFPVPTQVQPMAQPPNANNYRRPPPPPHQFDRQSSPTAWLPPTPTDVWTNTTESPTSVYMRYLQNSIIDQGPWQPQSQPPPYIHPNPGVPMLPSPRINGVPPLLASPRLNGPPPLLESPRLNGPPPTLPSPRMHRPPPPMPSPNSQFLVPSPTGFWNLLSPRSPYPLLSPGYQYLPPTSPGFSFSSASQSGILGPGPPLPPSPGYGFPLSPSGFLPFPSPSWRD; this is translated from the coding sequence ATGGATAATTCTAACAATCAACAAAATAGCAGGCAGGCTGATCATCTTGGGGTAAACAAGTTAggtaaaaacattaaaaaaagtcCACTGCACCAGCCTAACTTTTCCAGCCCTTCCAGGCAGCAGCCTCAGCCCCAAGTCTATAATATCAACAAGAACGATTTTCGAAACATAGTTCAGCAGCTCACAGGTTCGCCGTCCCGAGAACCAATGGCCAGACCTCTACAAAACCAACCTAAACCCCCTAATAACAGGTTACAGAGAGTTCGACCTCCGCCTTTGGCGCCAACTAGTCGACCTCCTGTCCAAATTCATCCTCATTTACCGTTCCCAGTACCTACACAAGTACAGCCTATGGCACAACCTCCTAATGCCAACAACTATAGGAgaccaccaccccctcctcaCCAGTTTGATCGGCAATCTTCACCAACTGCATGGTTGCCCCCAACCCctactgatgtttggaccaatACTACCGAGTCTCCTACATCTGTTTACATGCGttaccttcaaaattcgatcatAGACCAGGGTCCCTGGCAACCCCAATCTCAGCCTCCACCGTATATACATCCTAACCCTGGCGTGCCTATGCTACCTTCTCCACGAATTAATGGAGTTCCACCCCTTCTTGCTTCACCTCGATTGAATGGACCTCCACCACTTCTTGAATCACCCCGTTTGAATGGTCCTCCGCCAACTCTTCCTTCACCTAGGATGCATAGGCCTCCTCCCCCTATGCCCTCTCCAAATTCTCAATTTCTTGTGCCTTCTCCTACTGGCTTCTGGAATCTGTTGTCGCCTCGTTCACCTTATCCTCTTCTTTCTCCAGGATATCAGTATCTTCCCCCAACTTCACCCGGTTTCTCATTCTCTTCAGCGAGCCAGTCCGGGATTTTGGGTCCGGGGCCTCCACTACCACCCTCTCCCGGTTATGGTTTCCCTCTATCACCTTCCGGATTTTTGCCTTTTCCGAGCCCAAGTTGGAGGGATTAA
- the LOC142545424 gene encoding plastid lipid-associated protein 3, chloroplastic-like, translated as MTLLLNPHPSLLSHIFPKFIRKTPIPSSTFFSPTIKSKFPTRSSYNFSFNDPGDPSSKPKISSDSGPENPSVVDEWGEKSGPEPEPTSKLIDTDPPINDDEWGGSAVVSGNGIPAVDEGDGGNTVKEERLWELKRALVDTVYGSDFGFRASAEIRAETLELVSQLEAANPNPSPTESPELLDGNWVLVFTAFSELLPLLSVGSIPFVKVEKIGQSIDTRSLTIENSTTVSTPTSTLSFSASAAFEIRSPSRIQVEFKEGSFNPPEIKSSVDLPESVNIFGQNINLSFVQQFLNPLQNAVAGVARAISGQSPLKIPIRGGQTKSWLLTTYLDKDFRISRGDGGLFVLVKEGSPLLDW; from the exons ATGACTCTCCTACTGAATCCCCATCCGTCTCTCCTCTCACACATATTTCCCAAATTCATCCGAAAAACACCGATACCCAGCTCTACATTCTTCTCACCAACGATCAAATCCAAGTTTCCCACGCGCTCCTCGTATAACTTCTCCTTCAATGACCCCGGTGACCCATCTTCTAAACCCAAGATTTCATCAGATTCCGGACCCGAAAATCCCTCTGTGGTAGATGAGTGGGGTGAAAAGTCGGGTCCTGAGCCCGAACCCACGTCTAAACTCATTGACACGGATCCCCCGATTAATGATGATGAATGGGGTGGTTCTGCGGTTGTATCGGGTAATGGAATCCCGGCTGTGGACGAGGGAGATGGTGGGAACACGGTGAAAGAAGAGAGGCTTTGGGAGCTGAAGCGAGCTTTGGTGGATACAGTTTACGGGTCGGACTTTGGATTTCGGGCCTCTGCCGAAATTCGGGCGGAGACCCTTGAACTTGTATCACAGTTGGAGGCCGCAAATCCAAATCCATCGCCAACCGAGTCCCCGGAGTTGCTTGATGGAAACTGGGTTTTAGT GTTCACAGCCTTCTCCGAACTATTGCCCCTTCTTTCAGTTGGCAGTATTCCATTCGTGAAAGTCGAAAAGATTGGTCAATCAATTGACACTCGCAGCCTTACCATAGAGAATAGTACCACAGTGTCAACCCCCACTTCTACTTTGTCTTTTAGTGCTTCTGCAGCCTTTGAAATCCGAAGCCCATCAAGAATACAG GTCGAATTTAAGGAAGGGTCGTTTAATCCTCCAGAAATCAAGTCCAGCGTAGATCTTCCAGAGAGCGTAAACATTTTTGGTCAAAACATAAACCTGTCATTCGTGCAGCAATTTCTCAATCCACTTCAAAATGCGGTGGCAGGCGTAGCACGAGCAATTTCTGGTCAGTCTCCACTTAAGATTCCAATTCGTGGTGGGCAGACGAAATCATGGCTTCTGACGACATACCTCGATAAAGATTTCCGGATTTCACGAGGAGATGGTGGCCTTTTTGTGCTAGTGAAGGAAGGGAGCCCACTTCTAGATTGGTAA